In the Pedobacter cryoconitis genome, CCCAACTGCATCGGTAGCCCAAAATGCTAAGGGCCGTGGTCATAAGGCTGGCTTGACCAACATTTTCAGACAGGAGGAAGACAGGATTTCTACCTTTTCGTTGTTGCAATTCAAGATGTGTCTTGTCAGATTGAATTCCAATTTGTGATAAAACAGGTAGAATCGAATAGTTATTACCTGATTGTAAATCATTTCGTTGAAAAATAAGGGAAGGAGCCGATGAGTAAACATCCAGATTTCTAAACTGTAAGTTCATCCAAAGATCCACCGGACCAATCACCGGCAGAGCTTCTATGAGTTTTTTTGCTCCTTTATAGGAAAGCACATATCCTGACAACCACCACAACCCTTTTACTGGCCGATTTAAATGTTTCGTAAAACTTTGTTTTTCGGCCCCCCAGTCTACTTCACGATAGGATAGATAAAGTAAATCAAAGTCGGGTAAGCCACTGCTATCTACTGGTAATTCTTTCCAGAGCGCATTCATTTTTCTAGCGAAGAAACTTTCAAAAAATATATCGTCCTCTAAAATTAGACAAAAGGGCTGTTTTTCTTCTATTATTTTTCGCCAGCAAGAGATATGTGACAGGGATACTGCTATCTCCTCCTTAGTCATTGTAACCCAAATTTCTTTGTCTCTTATAATATCAAGAAGCCGAGGATCGGGATCCACGGCATATTGATCCCTCAAGTTAAATTTCGCATCAACCTGTTCAGAAGAAAAATTGGTTGTATCAAGAACCTTTCCATCGACAGCTTCAATTTTACGGCAAAATTCTTGCAAAGTAATATTATCAGTAACTTTCTCTCTTTTTAACTCATCGGTAATTCGTTCTAATCTGTCTGGTTGACGTTGAAGATTAATAATATAAATTGCATCAATTAATTTTCCTTTTGAATCAAATTTGTGACCAAACGCATTATGTTTTGTACTGAGAATTACTTTTCGTTTAATTTTTTTGAAGAAAAATTTGGCTCTTCTTAGAAATTGAGTGTCAAGGTTGATATTCATTAATTGAATGTTTCGCAAAGAATTTAACTAAAGTCTGAATGTAGTAACTTTACAACTAAATCCCTAATTATATGACAACTCAAGAAAATATTGATGTTCATGTTAACGACCACAAGTTAAGATCCCAGTTTATACAAAGACTTGTACAAGATAAAAATTCAAATCTAATGGAAACCCCTTTCAAAATTATTCCAAGGGTATTAATACAGTTCTGGGATAACTCCGAAAAAATACCAAGTGATGTAAAGGAGTGCATCGATAGTTGGAGCTATCTGGATGAACATGGTTTCAAGAGGCTATGCTTCGATGATTTTTCTGCTGAGTGCTTTATAAGAACTGAATTTGACGACAATCATCTTCAAGCTTATAATATGTGTCATCATCCAGCTATGAGGTGTGATTATTTCAGGCTTTGTTACCTCTACAAATATGGTGGATTTTATCTAGATGCAGATGAAAATTATTTAGGAGCTGATATTGAGCCACTTTTAGTTGGCGCCAAACTTCGTCTAAACCCACTTTGTTATAATATGTTAAATGACGAGATGGTTACTTCTAGATGTTTTCTGGATAATCAAGAATCATCTGAACATTGGATATTTTATGTAAACAATAATCCAATAATTGCACCTTCTGGGCACCCACTACTAAATCTCGCATTATCCAGAGCTACAAAAATATTATTGGAATCTAAAAATCCTATTGCCGATATACAATCCACAACTGGTCCAGGGAATCTATCAGCAAGTCTTGTTCAATATGCAATGATGCTTGATCATGAAAATAAACAATATGATTTCGAAATAATCGATAATTGGGACAAAATTTCTAATAGCCCTTGGCCACTCAGCTATAGAAATGATCAGAGAAACTGGAGGTTATGGAATCCTAATAAACCTGATTGATATTAGGTTATCACATTAACCAATCAATATGTAGCTAGCTGTATGATAGAATTTTAATGTCAGCTCCACGTGTAACCCCTCCTAAAAACGGACTGTATAAAAGGTGACCTCCCCCGAAAAACCAGACCGCTGAAAAGTCGAAAAAATCCGGGCCATACCTAGCCCCTCTTTCAATACGAAATACAATAGGCCAAGATTATAGTCCGACTTTGTAACCGTAAACTAAAAAACTGATAATTAATTATCAGTTTTTTAGTTTACGGTGAGTGTTACTGTTGTTTCCCAGTTAATACTATTTTGCTTGCAATAAAATAAATGGCTTTTACCCATTTTGGAAGTGATGACTTCGTACAACGATTAAAGGGTTTATAAAAATTGAAGGTACGGACATTGATATTTTGGCCTGTCTGCCTAAACATTAATTACAGTTGTTTTTTCATTTGGAAGTTTCCAACGCTCTAAAGCAAACTTTTTAAATACCTCTTCCCGTTGTTCACAAATCTTATCAGCCATTTCTCTCCAATAATTTTTCGTCTTACGTCTTTGCGTCATTTCATTATCAACCAACCTGAAAATTTTACTCAGTTCTGCAACCTGAATCATATCCAAAGCACCCTCTCCCGCACCATTCAGCTCCTCCAACTGAGCAATCTTACCTGGAATATTCTTGTTGCTTAAGCTGATATTGCTACTAAGCCCACAAAGAACAAAGTTTCCTAACCTCCTTTTAGTATGAAAATCAGATGGAAACTCTACTTCCATATTTTTTGAAGCCCAAATATGTTCAATAGATAATTGGTCATTCTTGTTGTGCCCTATATTCTTCTTTCCTGTCAGTAATCTTTTCCATTCAAAAGAACGTTTAGCTTTCTGTGAGCGAATATGTTCCTCGTAACATGAAAGAAAATACCTAATTCCAATCCAACGATAATAGTTGAAGCTTTCTCCATAATCTAACTCTAAATTATCTATAAACCGGTTTTCTGGACAGAAAGCATCGGTAATCTGTACAAGATTTTCAAAAAGCCATTCAAAGACATCACCTTTTATTGCAACCTGATTATAATAAGTTATTGCAGGATCATTCTCAGAATTCCAATTTCGATCATTGAAGAATTCCCATGCAAACTCAAACATATCAGCTTGTTTACTATCAGCTCTCCTGAAAATATCTGGTAAAACATAAAGTCTCATATTAACAACTTCTAAAAGATTCAATAATCTAACGACCTGATGTGGAATATCCAACCTGGACATGATTGACAGATACAAAGGCATAATCGAAGCATAAGTTGGCTGAGAACGGAGGTAAGTTAAACAACGGGTTAATTCAGTTTTAATTTCTCCATTATATACAATATCAAATTGGTCTCCATTAAAAAACCAAGAATAATGCTTTGCTGAAAGCGCAACAAATTCCACAAAATCACGCATTCTGTCAACAGCATTATCGATATAATCTTCATTACAATCTTTTACGTTGAAAAGCTCCTTACATTCATCATAAACATACCAACTCTTATCTTTACTGGTTTTAAAGAAAACAATAAAACAATATCTTAAAAATGCATTTTCATCATCATTACTTGTTCGATGTGCCTTACTGAGACTGATTTGTATATCGGACCATCTCAGGTTTATTTCTTTTCTTAACCTCTCTCTACTATGAACTGTGGCATAGTAAATAAAAAAGTTTTTAATTTTTTCAAGTTCCGAGAGCTGTTTACCGCGGTTATTTATTACTTCAAACATAATCCCGATTTCCCGATTTTGTTCAGGAGTAAAGAATAGGAAATTAAGCTTTGTCAAAATCGTATTGTAGATTACACTTGGATCAACATCATCTTTTCTCAAAAATTCCTTGAAATATTTTGATGCATTAATTATTGATTCATGGGATTTAGTTTCAGCATTAAAATCCTGGTGTTGGATAATCGCATATTGGAAACATTTCCTTGTTTCTATATTAGGCGTCAATACGTTCCGCTCATTGCCTTTCGTTCCTCGTGAAATAAAAATGGGGTAAATATCTTTGAATAAATCAGGGTCATAATGATATATTTCATTTAAGAAAATTATCAAAGTGGTAAGGCGTTGTTGTCCATCAACAAGCTCGTATGTATTTGACGTAGATTCATTAATTGCTGCAACGATAGTCCCTGTATAGTGCTTGCCATCTATCTTTGTAATATTAAGTATATCCTTAGTTAGATCTTCAAGATGTTCAGTTTCCCAAGAATAACCTCGCTGGTAGTCAGGAATAATAAAATAATTGTTTGTAAAGAGTTCTTTCAGGTTAAACGTTTTCGAGCCTAAGACAGTCAGTTCTTGTTGAATTGAGGGCATAAAAATTGATATTTGCAAGCTTTCTTTTTAAGGATATAAGATCTAAAACTAATATCTTTAAAATTTAATTATTTTTTTTGTAAAACTAATATTTTAACCCATATTATTTACATAATTAACCTCGATAAATATGACTTTGCAAATTTGTTTGAAGAATTTCACTTGTTACTATCAGAGAGAGACGAATTAAAATATTGGATTTTATGAAAACATACAATATGTCTCATTAATAAAAGGAAGAAAACCTTCCTTCAATCCAATTAAATTAGCTTTTTCCTCAATTGAAGACCATTTACTAAAGATATCAATAGTAACTCAGGAATTTTTGCTCCTATACCTTCGTGACAACTTAGAATGATTTCAGCTTCTATTCATGAGTAATCCGTATCACGTCAACATTTGTGAACCATTTTAACATTTTTAGGTCTGGAAACAAGTTGTTGTTTATATTGACTATCAAAAGGCTTTATACCCTCTATTAATGGTGGAACTGGAGACTTTCAAGTATTAGAAATATGCATGGATATTTTCTCCAAGTTTACATAATGCACTTAATAACAAAAGAGGATGTAAAATAAAATGTGTCTCTAAATTAATAATTAACTAGCTGACACATTTTATTTTACATCCCCTTTGCTTTTTCACGCATTTTACCAAATAGATATTAGCAGAAATGTATTTGTGTTTATTTTCTAAAATGTAATAATTCCCTCATTTTCCTTATTTGCTTTTCAACTTCGATGGAAATTTGTTTTTTAGGCATATTCTGTTTCTTGAATTTTGTTTTAAGAATTTCTCTTAAAATTTTATTCCATCTTTCATCTTGATTCAAATTAGGAACCTCCATTAAAACTATATATTGATCTGCTCTATTAGATATTTTATCTCCAGGAAATCCGTATAAAATGTTCAGTCCTCTTGATTGAAAAATTGCATCTATTAATGCAGGGTTTTTCTCTAATGAGAATTCAATATAAAACTCAAATTCTCTTGGTTTCGCGAATTTCACAAGAAGTAGCCAATTCTTAGGTTTGAAATATTGTAATAATGGAGATGCCCATTGTGTAGTTACATCGCCTTGATTTATACTAGTATTATGTGCTTTCAAAAAATCTTTAAGTTCTTCACCATTTTGATAATTATTCAAAACTACATATGGAATTAATCTTCCATCCGCCCATTTAGGATCTGATATTAATCCATTTTCTTGAATTGTATAAATTGGTAATTTACGCCTATCAATGTTCATATAGTATTTCTTTTATTAAATTTGAAGTTACTTTTGAAGTATTTCCTTGTCCATCTTCAATTATCAATTCATAAAAATCTATTCTTTTTGCGACTAAAATTTGAGGAAAATTAAAAATCACCCATCCTGATTTTATTTCTTTTTCGTCAATTCGAATTTCCAAGGGAAATTTACCTAAATTACTATGGTAATTTTCATGAAATAGAGAAGGTGAATGTTCGATAATAATTTCAGTAGTTTGATTACCGTTATAAAAATATACTATTCTGAGTTTGGGAAGTATTGAATTTTTTGTGTTTGAAAAATTTGTGATTCTAATATTAAACAATAATAATTTTTCGTTTACATTTTTATAATTAAATTTATAACTATCTTCCAGATATATCGAAAATTTAGATTTTCTATTATCGAAATCAATTTTATCTAACTTAAAT is a window encoding:
- a CDS encoding glycosyltransferase family 32 protein; protein product: MTTQENIDVHVNDHKLRSQFIQRLVQDKNSNLMETPFKIIPRVLIQFWDNSEKIPSDVKECIDSWSYLDEHGFKRLCFDDFSAECFIRTEFDDNHLQAYNMCHHPAMRCDYFRLCYLYKYGGFYLDADENYLGADIEPLLVGAKLRLNPLCYNMLNDEMVTSRCFLDNQESSEHWIFYVNNNPIIAPSGHPLLNLALSRATKILLESKNPIADIQSTTGPGNLSASLVQYAMMLDHENKQYDFEIIDNWDKISNSPWPLSYRNDQRNWRLWNPNKPD
- a CDS encoding DUF262 domain-containing protein encodes the protein MPSIQQELTVLGSKTFNLKELFTNNYFIIPDYQRGYSWETEHLEDLTKDILNITKIDGKHYTGTIVAAINESTSNTYELVDGQQRLTTLIIFLNEIYHYDPDLFKDIYPIFISRGTKGNERNVLTPNIETRKCFQYAIIQHQDFNAETKSHESIINASKYFKEFLRKDDVDPSVIYNTILTKLNFLFFTPEQNREIGIMFEVINNRGKQLSELEKIKNFFIYYATVHSRERLRKEINLRWSDIQISLSKAHRTSNDDENAFLRYCFIVFFKTSKDKSWYVYDECKELFNVKDCNEDYIDNAVDRMRDFVEFVALSAKHYSWFFNGDQFDIVYNGEIKTELTRCLTYLRSQPTYASIMPLYLSIMSRLDIPHQVVRLLNLLEVVNMRLYVLPDIFRRADSKQADMFEFAWEFFNDRNWNSENDPAITYYNQVAIKGDVFEWLFENLVQITDAFCPENRFIDNLELDYGESFNYYRWIGIRYFLSCYEEHIRSQKAKRSFEWKRLLTGKKNIGHNKNDQLSIEHIWASKNMEVEFPSDFHTKRRLGNFVLCGLSSNISLSNKNIPGKIAQLEELNGAGEGALDMIQVAELSKIFRLVDNEMTQRRKTKNYWREMADKICEQREEVFKKFALERWKLPNEKTTVINV